In Haloarcula limicola, the genomic stretch CGCACAGGAGTACTCCTGTCGCGTGGGGATGTGCCTCGCCTGTTCGGCCGAGATCGTCGAGGGCGAGGTGACCCAACCCGCCGCGCGCGGACTCACCGAGCGAGAGCGCGAGGACTTCGCACTGACCTGTATGGCCCGTCCCGCGTCGGATCTGCGCCTCGACCGGGGGAAGTACCCGCCGAGCATCGAAGCGGACGCCGCGGTCGGAGACGACGCGGCCGCGGCCGACGACTGAAACTCGGATACGAGTTGTCAGTCCCGTAATTTTCGGTTAGAAAGGGCTTTAGTCTATTTTGCCCTCTCTTAGGCCTCAGTTTGGATGGCTAACAGGAAGGACAGACCCTATATGCACGTGGTCCCTATAGTGGGATGACAGCAGCGTCAGCGGACGGCCGTCGACGATTGACACACGCTCCCAACCATGACCAGCCGCGTATACAGACTCCACTCGACGCTA encodes the following:
- a CDS encoding 2Fe-2S iron-sulfur cluster-binding protein, whose product is MTDYTVEFVGTGEEITVSEKETILSRCIEEGIAQEYSCRVGMCLACSAEIVEGEVTQPAARGLTEREREDFALTCMARPASDLRLDRGKYPPSIEADAAVGDDAAAADD